One Nonomuraea angiospora DNA segment encodes these proteins:
- a CDS encoding FAD-dependent monooxygenase — MTHVLIVGSGPTGLTLAIELARRGVNLRIVEKSPEPPTGVRGKGLQPRTLEVFDDLGVVGEILATGREYPSLRGYQGDQVVWEGRMDEIREPSEGVPYPNLIMQPQWRTEQILRDRLAELGHEVEFGAEVTGFEQDGDGVTATLGSGERIRCAYLVGADGGRSGVRKRLGVGFVGDTFESERMLLADVRTGDLDREHWHVWGSPAEQKIHFTICPLPDTDVFQLVAPYAGDDDLIALVAEHAPHVRIEEILWRSEYRVNIRMADRFRVGRVFLAGDAAHVHTPAGGQGLNTGVQDAYNLGWKLAVGTEALLDTYEDERMAVAEHVLGLSTRLYREQDSRRGDDTNQLGLAYLGSPLSVGERGGERLGALFAEQRGTGFLLLAGTEAEYPFTVLPPLDGQEGVILVRPDGYIGYHGDESGLSAYLSGFGIAAPLADATR; from the coding sequence ATGACACACGTGCTGATCGTCGGCTCCGGGCCGACCGGACTGACCCTGGCCATCGAGCTGGCCCGCAGAGGCGTCAACCTCCGCATCGTCGAGAAATCGCCTGAGCCGCCCACGGGCGTGCGCGGCAAGGGCCTGCAGCCGCGCACGCTGGAGGTCTTCGACGACCTCGGCGTGGTCGGCGAGATCCTCGCCACGGGCCGCGAGTACCCGAGCCTGCGCGGCTACCAGGGCGACCAGGTGGTCTGGGAGGGCCGGATGGACGAGATCCGCGAGCCGTCGGAAGGCGTGCCGTACCCCAACCTGATCATGCAGCCGCAGTGGCGGACCGAGCAGATCCTGCGCGACCGGCTGGCCGAGCTGGGGCACGAGGTCGAGTTCGGCGCCGAGGTGACCGGCTTCGAGCAGGACGGGGACGGCGTGACCGCCACCCTGGGCAGCGGCGAGCGGATCCGCTGCGCGTACCTGGTGGGCGCGGACGGCGGTCGCAGCGGCGTGCGCAAGCGGCTGGGCGTCGGCTTCGTCGGCGACACGTTCGAGAGCGAGCGCATGCTGCTGGCCGACGTCAGGACCGGCGACCTGGACCGCGAGCACTGGCACGTGTGGGGCTCTCCGGCCGAGCAGAAGATCCACTTCACGATCTGCCCGCTGCCGGACACCGACGTCTTCCAGCTCGTCGCCCCGTACGCCGGGGACGACGACCTGATCGCGCTCGTCGCCGAGCACGCGCCGCACGTGCGGATCGAGGAGATCCTGTGGCGGTCCGAGTACCGCGTCAACATCCGCATGGCCGACCGGTTCCGGGTCGGCCGGGTGTTCCTGGCCGGCGACGCGGCCCACGTGCACACGCCGGCGGGCGGCCAGGGGCTCAACACCGGCGTGCAGGACGCCTACAACCTGGGCTGGAAGCTGGCCGTCGGCACCGAGGCGCTGCTGGACACGTACGAGGACGAGCGGATGGCCGTAGCAGAGCACGTGCTGGGCCTCAGCACCCGCCTGTACCGGGAGCAGGACAGCAGACGCGGCGACGACACCAACCAGCTCGGCCTGGCCTACCTCGGCAGCCCGCTGTCCGTCGGCGAACGTGGCGGCGAACGGCTCGGGGCGCTCTTCGCCGAGCAGCGCGGCACCGGCTTCCTGCTGCTGGCCGGCACGGAGGCGGAGTACCCGTTCACGGTGCTGCCGCCGCTCGACGGACAGGAGGGCGTCATCCTCGTCCGCCCCGACGGCTACATCGGCTATCACGGGGACGAGAGCGGCCTCAGCGCGTACCTCTCCGGGTTCGGGATCGCCGCGCCCCTCGCCGACGCCACGCGGTAG
- a CDS encoding phosphotransferase enzyme family protein: protein MTLTFAHQGRIRKHRLCGVIYADTPLTPEIRAVVALTWDVTGNDERLHGGEESAAYRLDGHVIRVGPMRRTAAESEWCHAIARHAAGTLPEAVAPVPAPDGATVVMVAGRPISCWPYVEGEWPDSDVPAQRAGGARLLARLHESLATFRPPPRPVAAFQESGLYGDPPQDAPELDDPALDRWLADFHARHPLRHPLHGDYYTGNTLARDGRLVAVLDWDETFVGAPEVELAAAALEWGDDELGPSREFVAAYHEAGGTAAELDEEALAQLIRHKLRREYAYFQKAVRAGVRHDEDDLQYHRDRVALFHKLRP from the coding sequence GTGACCCTAACCTTTGCGCATCAGGGACGGATCCGGAAGCATAGGCTTTGCGGAGTGATCTACGCCGATACCCCGCTTACTCCTGAAATCCGTGCAGTCGTGGCCCTGACGTGGGATGTCACTGGGAATGATGAACGATTGCACGGTGGCGAGGAATCCGCCGCGTACCGGCTTGACGGCCATGTTATCCGCGTCGGCCCGATGCGGCGCACAGCCGCGGAGTCGGAGTGGTGTCACGCGATCGCCCGCCACGCCGCCGGCACGCTCCCGGAGGCCGTCGCGCCCGTGCCGGCCCCCGACGGGGCGACGGTCGTCATGGTGGCGGGCCGTCCGATCTCCTGCTGGCCGTACGTCGAGGGCGAGTGGCCGGACTCAGACGTGCCGGCCCAGCGCGCGGGGGGCGCCCGCCTGCTGGCCAGGCTGCACGAGTCGCTGGCCACCTTCCGCCCGCCGCCGCGCCCGGTGGCCGCCTTCCAGGAGTCCGGCCTGTACGGCGACCCGCCCCAGGACGCCCCCGAACTGGACGACCCCGCCCTCGACCGCTGGCTGGCGGACTTCCACGCCCGCCACCCGCTGCGCCACCCCCTCCACGGCGACTACTACACCGGCAACACCCTCGCCAGGGACGGCCGGCTCGTGGCGGTGCTCGACTGGGACGAGACCTTCGTCGGCGCCCCGGAGGTGGAGCTGGCCGCCGCCGCGCTCGAATGGGGGGACGACGAGCTGGGGCCGAGCCGGGAGTTCGTGGCCGCGTACCACGAGGCCGGGGGCACCGCCGCGGAGCTGGACGAGGAGGCGCTGGCCCAGCTCATCAGGCACAAGCTCCGCAGGGAGTACGCCTACTTCCAGAAGGCGGTGCGCGCGGGGGTGCGGCACGACGAGGACGACCTCCAATACCACCGCGACCGCGTGGCGCTGTTCCACAAGCTGCGGCCCTGA
- a CDS encoding fatty acid desaturase family protein, with product MTIMAAVYLGGWGLFIWLGDSWLQLLVAVALAVVFAQLGFLAHDLGHRQVFRKRRPSDIAGLIIGNLGIGLGWGWWTTKHNRHHANPNHEDHDPDVSPAVIVWSEDQVAKSLGLPRFVAKYQAYWFFPLLTLEAWHLHIASVKALFKPEAKRRGPELTMLITHFVLYFGLVFTILPVGKALLFLIVHQGLFGIYLGSTFAPNHKGMPILTAEDKLDFLRKQVLTSRNVRGGLFTDVALGQLNYQIEHHLFPNMPAPNLRRAQPIVERYCAEIGVDYLQTGLIESYGQALRHLHEVGAALRRPLPIQGA from the coding sequence ATGACCATCATGGCCGCCGTCTACCTCGGCGGCTGGGGGCTGTTCATCTGGCTCGGCGACTCGTGGCTGCAGCTTCTCGTGGCGGTCGCGCTGGCGGTCGTCTTCGCGCAGCTCGGGTTTCTCGCCCACGATCTCGGTCACCGTCAGGTCTTCAGGAAGCGGCGGCCCAGCGACATCGCCGGCCTGATCATCGGCAACCTCGGCATCGGGCTCGGCTGGGGCTGGTGGACCACCAAGCACAACCGTCACCACGCCAACCCCAACCACGAGGACCACGACCCCGACGTCTCCCCCGCGGTGATCGTCTGGTCGGAGGACCAGGTCGCCAAGAGCCTCGGCCTACCGCGATTTGTCGCGAAATATCAGGCCTATTGGTTCTTCCCGCTGCTGACGCTCGAAGCCTGGCACCTGCACATCGCCAGCGTGAAGGCCCTGTTCAAGCCGGAGGCCAAGCGGCGCGGGCCGGAGCTGACGATGCTCATCACGCACTTCGTGCTCTACTTCGGCCTGGTCTTCACGATCCTGCCGGTCGGCAAGGCGCTGCTGTTCCTGATCGTGCACCAGGGGTTGTTCGGGATCTACCTCGGGAGCACGTTCGCACCCAACCACAAGGGCATGCCCATCCTGACCGCGGAGGACAAGCTGGACTTCCTCCGCAAGCAGGTGCTGACCTCCCGCAACGTACGGGGCGGCCTGTTCACCGACGTGGCGCTCGGCCAGCTCAACTACCAGATCGAGCATCATCTCTTCCCCAACATGCCGGCCCCCAACCTGCGCAGGGCGCAGCCGATCGTCGAGCGCTACTGCGCGGAGATCGGCGTCGACTACCTCCAGACCGGGCTGATCGAGTCGTACGGGCAGGCCCTACGCCACCTGCACGAGGTCGGCGCCGCGCTCAGGCGCCCCCTTCCGATTCAAGGCGCCTGA
- a CDS encoding sensor histidine kinase → MRKPSTSMIVSLVVIAGLLVGMAITYATKGQVQLNALDVVLPVVACVGLLLRERYPVGALILVMLSVAAYYRYAGLDGPIVILPFVNLYTAAEKGHLTAAIAVGMTALLGMGIGETGGVRHVENSLFIMIAGWDVAAIAFGSVTRSRRLYLQAVEQRALEAEHSKEEEARRRASEERLRIARELHDVLGHNVSMINVQAAAALHGLRKRPEDAETALRTIKDTSKETLRELRTTLGVLRQVDEDAPTAPADSLARVDALVAASGLEVRTEVSGPLDAVPTEVDLAAARIVREALTNVSRHSGAKQATLTINNTSGNIMIRVEDDGPGAAYDGGSGFGLQGMRERTIALGGTLEAGPRPEGGFRVVARLPLGNGAR, encoded by the coding sequence ATGCGCAAGCCGTCGACCAGCATGATCGTGTCACTCGTCGTGATCGCGGGCCTGCTGGTCGGCATGGCCATCACCTACGCGACCAAGGGCCAGGTGCAGCTCAACGCCCTCGACGTGGTGCTGCCGGTCGTCGCCTGCGTCGGGCTGCTGCTGCGGGAGCGCTATCCCGTCGGGGCGCTGATCCTGGTGATGCTCTCCGTCGCCGCCTACTACCGGTACGCGGGTCTCGACGGGCCGATCGTCATCCTGCCGTTCGTCAACCTCTACACCGCGGCCGAGAAGGGCCACCTCACCGCGGCCATCGCCGTCGGGATGACCGCGCTGCTGGGCATGGGTATCGGCGAGACCGGCGGCGTCCGGCATGTCGAGAACAGCCTGTTCATCATGATCGCCGGCTGGGACGTGGCGGCGATCGCGTTCGGCAGCGTCACCCGCAGCCGCCGCCTCTACCTCCAGGCGGTCGAGCAGCGCGCGCTCGAAGCCGAGCACAGCAAGGAGGAGGAGGCCCGGCGGCGGGCGAGCGAGGAGCGGCTGCGCATCGCGCGCGAGCTGCACGACGTGCTCGGGCACAACGTCTCCATGATCAACGTGCAGGCCGCGGCAGCGCTGCACGGGCTCAGGAAGCGGCCGGAGGACGCCGAGACGGCGCTGCGGACGATCAAGGACACCAGCAAGGAGACGCTGCGCGAGCTGCGGACCACGCTGGGCGTGCTGCGCCAGGTGGACGAGGACGCGCCGACCGCGCCGGCCGACAGCCTCGCCCGGGTGGACGCGCTGGTCGCGGCGTCGGGGCTGGAGGTGCGCACGGAGGTGTCGGGGCCGCTCGACGCCGTGCCGACCGAGGTGGACCTGGCCGCCGCCCGCATCGTGAGAGAGGCGCTGACCAATGTCTCCCGCCATTCCGGTGCGAAGCAGGCCACCCTCACCATCAACAACACATCCGGAAATATCATGATTCGCGTGGAAGATGATGGGCCGGGCGCCGCGTACGACGGGGGCAGCGGCTTCGGCCTGCAGGGCATGCGCGAGCGCACCATCGCGCTCGGCGGCACCCTGGAGGCGGGCCCGCGCCCCGAGGGCGGCTTCCGCGTCGTAGCCCGGCTGCCGCTCGGGAACGGGGCTCGGTGA
- a CDS encoding response regulator — protein sequence MIRLLLADDQTLVRAGFRSILSDEDDFEVVAEAANGAAAVAGAREHRPDVVLMDIRMPELDGLEATRQISGDPRLQNVKVIILTTFDLDDYVYGALRAGASGFLVKDTEPAELIHAVRVVARGDALIAPSITRRLIAEFAGRVKRPDPGPELNALTEREREVMALVAAGLSNDEIAARLVLSPATAKTHVSRIMTKLSVRDRAQLVIIAYEAGMIVPGWVTP from the coding sequence GTGATCCGCCTACTGCTCGCCGACGACCAGACCCTGGTACGCGCCGGCTTCCGGTCCATACTCAGCGACGAGGACGACTTCGAGGTCGTCGCCGAGGCCGCCAACGGCGCGGCGGCCGTGGCCGGAGCGCGCGAGCACCGCCCCGACGTGGTGCTCATGGACATCCGCATGCCGGAGCTCGACGGCCTGGAGGCCACCCGCCAGATCTCCGGCGACCCGCGGCTCCAGAACGTCAAGGTGATCATTCTGACCACGTTCGACCTGGACGACTACGTCTACGGCGCGCTGCGCGCCGGCGCGAGCGGCTTCCTGGTCAAGGACACCGAGCCGGCCGAGCTGATCCACGCCGTCAGGGTCGTGGCCCGGGGCGACGCGTTGATCGCGCCGTCGATCACGCGGCGGCTGATCGCCGAGTTCGCCGGCCGGGTCAAGCGCCCCGATCCCGGCCCCGAGCTCAACGCGCTCACCGAACGCGAGCGCGAGGTCATGGCGCTGGTCGCCGCCGGCCTGTCGAACGACGAGATCGCGGCCCGGCTCGTACTCAGCCCCGCCACGGCGAAGACGCACGTCAGCCGCATCATGACCAAGCTGTCGGTACGCGACAGGGCGCAGCTCGTGATCATCGCGTACGAGGCCGGCATGATCGTCCCGGGCTGGGTTACTCCCTGA
- a CDS encoding cytochrome ubiquinol oxidase subunit I, translated as MDTVDLARLQFALTAGAHFLFVALTLGLATLVAVIQTRATFSGDPVHLRMTRFWGQLYIINYAMGIVTGLVMEFQLGLSWSGLTEYAGNVFGSALAIETLVAFFIESTFLGLWIFGWDKLNRWAHLTLIWVVTLTAYASAFWIMVANGFLQHPAGHVLDGGVLRLVDLGAMVGNPAALIAFGHVMGGAMITGGFFLAGVSAYHLRRRTAEQDFFRKSLRIGIGVALPALFFTVTFGGISFQTLQPTKTAAWTGDPGRLAEAQAQMVAAHGPGDYLPPAGPVLVAGITMMTLWLVMTVVAALSFLLMLIRPAVRGFRLWHWLLTLMIPVPFVTMLAGWVFRELGRQPWAVFGLLRTADAMSPVTAAQMRFSIIAFASVFAVLIAINYWLLARQARRGPGAESLGAPATPALTF; from the coding sequence ATGGACACCGTGGACCTGGCCCGCCTGCAGTTCGCCCTCACGGCGGGGGCGCACTTCCTGTTCGTGGCGCTGACGCTCGGCCTGGCGACGCTGGTCGCCGTCATCCAGACCAGGGCCACCTTCAGCGGCGACCCCGTACACCTGCGGATGACGCGGTTCTGGGGCCAGCTCTACATCATCAACTACGCGATGGGCATCGTCACGGGGCTGGTCATGGAGTTCCAGCTCGGGCTGTCGTGGAGCGGGCTCACGGAGTACGCGGGCAACGTCTTCGGGTCGGCGCTGGCCATCGAGACGCTGGTGGCGTTCTTCATCGAGTCCACGTTCCTGGGCCTGTGGATCTTCGGCTGGGACAAGCTGAACCGGTGGGCCCACCTGACGCTGATCTGGGTCGTGACGCTGACCGCGTACGCGTCGGCGTTCTGGATCATGGTCGCGAACGGCTTCCTGCAGCACCCGGCCGGCCACGTGCTGGACGGCGGCGTGCTGCGGCTGGTGGACCTGGGGGCCATGGTGGGCAACCCGGCCGCGCTGATCGCGTTCGGGCACGTGATGGGCGGGGCGATGATCACCGGCGGGTTCTTCCTGGCCGGGGTGAGCGCCTACCACCTGCGTAGGCGCACCGCCGAGCAGGACTTCTTCCGCAAGTCGCTGCGCATCGGGATCGGCGTGGCGCTGCCCGCGCTGTTCTTCACCGTGACCTTCGGCGGGATCTCGTTCCAGACCCTGCAGCCGACCAAGACGGCGGCGTGGACGGGCGATCCGGGCCGGCTGGCCGAGGCGCAGGCCCAGATGGTGGCGGCGCACGGCCCCGGCGACTACCTGCCGCCCGCAGGCCCCGTGCTGGTGGCGGGCATCACGATGATGACGCTCTGGCTGGTGATGACCGTGGTCGCGGCGCTGAGCTTCCTGCTGATGCTCATCCGGCCCGCCGTACGCGGGTTCAGGCTGTGGCACTGGCTGCTGACCCTGATGATCCCGGTCCCGTTCGTGACCATGCTGGCCGGCTGGGTCTTCCGGGAGCTGGGGCGCCAGCCGTGGGCCGTGTTCGGGCTGCTGAGGACGGCCGACGCGATGTCACCGGTGACCGCGGCCCAGATGCGCTTCTCGATCATCGCCTTCGCCTCGGTGTTCGCGGTGCTGATCGCGATCAACTACTGGCTGCTGGCCAGGCAGGCCCGCCGCGGGCCCGGCGCGGAGTCGCTCGGCGCCCCCGCCACCCCCGCACTGACCTTCTGA
- a CDS encoding cytochrome d ubiquinol oxidase subunit II: MEIFVLAFFALGYLVLAGADIGVGMVLPYLGRTAAERREVIAAIAPFFLGNEVWLVATAGVLAGLFPELEGELLSGNYTVVVTLVLSWVVRDMGLWLRGRLPGPGWQTFWDGAIVAGSWGLALSWGALLCHVLVGLPPALVVGALVVAAVFATHGLAFAALRLRGTLRERAAVLSGGSGEGRTYLLTAAALTAVGVLAGLRLPLEPGTSGPVLVPVILTLIPLLVAAQGWVWWTFRHRVTGPSYL; this comes from the coding sequence ATGGAGATCTTCGTCTTGGCCTTCTTCGCGCTCGGCTACCTCGTGCTGGCCGGGGCCGACATCGGGGTCGGCATGGTGCTGCCGTACCTGGGCAGGACGGCGGCCGAGCGCCGCGAGGTGATCGCCGCCATCGCGCCGTTCTTCCTGGGGAACGAGGTGTGGCTGGTCGCCACGGCGGGGGTGCTGGCCGGGCTGTTCCCCGAGCTGGAGGGTGAGTTGCTGAGCGGCAACTACACGGTCGTCGTGACGCTGGTCCTGTCGTGGGTCGTGCGTGACATGGGGCTGTGGCTGCGGGGGCGGCTGCCGGGGCCGGGTTGGCAGACGTTCTGGGACGGGGCGATCGTGGCCGGGAGCTGGGGGCTGGCGCTGAGCTGGGGGGCGCTGCTGTGCCACGTGCTGGTCGGCCTGCCGCCCGCCCTAGTGGTGGGGGCACTGGTGGTGGCCGCGGTGTTCGCCACGCACGGGCTGGCGTTCGCGGCCCTGCGGCTGCGCGGGACGCTGCGGGAGCGGGCGGCCGTGCTGTCGGGCGGGTCGGGCGAGGGCCGCACCTACCTGCTGACGGCCGCCGCGCTGACGGCGGTGGGGGTGCTGGCCGGGCTCCGGCTGCCGCTGGAGCCCGGCACCTCCGGCCCCGTGCTGGTGCCGGTGATCCTGACACTCATCCCGCTGCTGGTGGCCGCCCAGGGCTGGGTGTGGTGGACGTTCAGGCATCGGGTCACGGGGCCGTCCTACCTGTGA
- a CDS encoding 5'-nucleotidase C-terminal domain-containing protein, translating into MQTKNLALTGAAALCALVLVAPPAQAGAASVTVTVMGTSDLHSNAVNWDYFKDATYADSAGNSVGLAKVSSLVNQIRAERGADRTLLFDSGDTIQGTPLAYYYAKVEPITQTGQIHPMAKAMNAIGYDAVTLGNHEFNYGLPLLATWIKQMRAPVLGANAVYDKSGLPAYKPFVIKTMKVKGDKPVKVGVLGLTNPGVAIWDKANVEGKLRFTDLVESARKWVPVIRGLGADVVVVTAHAGDNGLSSYGGDLPVENASAMVAEQVPGIDAVLFGHAHNDVPQRFVTNKVTGRQVLLTEPGRWGQRLSRLDFQLAKQHGRWVVTGKSATTINTNTVQEDPKIVELLKPQHDTTVGYVNKVVAKSAQALSAAESPYKDSPILDYIQHVQVETVKRALPGNTLPVLSIAAPFSRTAVFPAGDIRVRDVAGLYVYDNTLLAVKLTGAQIKDYLEYSAKYFNQLAPGDPVDVTKLTNAGNTPDYNYDQLSGVSYDIDISKPVGQRIANLSYDGAPVPAGKEFVVAINNYRQSGGGGFPHVTGAPVLYNAQVEIRQALIEYATAKGTIDPSGFAVQNWKLTRDGVPVF; encoded by the coding sequence ATGCAGACCAAGAATCTCGCCCTCACCGGGGCCGCCGCGTTGTGCGCGCTGGTCCTGGTGGCGCCCCCCGCGCAAGCCGGCGCCGCCTCGGTGACCGTCACGGTCATGGGCACGTCCGACCTCCACAGCAACGCCGTCAACTGGGACTACTTCAAGGACGCCACGTACGCCGACAGCGCGGGCAACAGCGTCGGCCTGGCCAAGGTCTCCTCGCTGGTCAACCAGATCAGGGCCGAGCGCGGGGCGGACCGCACGCTGCTGTTCGACTCGGGTGACACCATCCAGGGCACCCCTCTGGCGTACTACTACGCCAAGGTCGAGCCGATCACCCAGACCGGCCAGATCCACCCGATGGCCAAGGCCATGAACGCCATCGGGTACGACGCCGTGACGCTGGGCAACCACGAGTTCAACTACGGTCTGCCGCTGCTGGCCACCTGGATCAAGCAGATGCGGGCACCGGTGCTCGGCGCGAACGCGGTCTACGACAAGTCAGGGTTGCCCGCGTACAAGCCGTTCGTGATCAAGACCATGAAGGTCAAGGGCGACAAGCCGGTCAAGGTCGGCGTGCTCGGGCTGACCAACCCCGGCGTGGCCATCTGGGACAAGGCGAACGTCGAGGGCAAGCTCCGCTTCACCGACCTGGTCGAGTCGGCCAGGAAGTGGGTGCCGGTCATCCGCGGGCTGGGCGCGGACGTGGTCGTGGTGACCGCGCACGCGGGCGACAACGGCCTGTCGTCCTACGGCGGTGACCTGCCGGTCGAGAACGCCTCCGCGATGGTGGCCGAGCAGGTGCCGGGCATCGACGCGGTGCTGTTCGGGCACGCGCACAACGACGTGCCGCAGCGGTTCGTGACGAACAAGGTCACCGGCCGGCAGGTGCTGCTGACCGAGCCGGGCAGGTGGGGCCAGCGCCTGTCGAGGCTGGACTTCCAGCTCGCCAAGCAGCACGGCCGGTGGGTGGTCACCGGCAAGTCCGCCACCACGATCAACACCAACACGGTTCAGGAGGACCCCAAGATCGTCGAGTTGCTCAAGCCGCAGCACGACACGACCGTGGGCTACGTGAACAAGGTCGTGGCCAAGTCGGCGCAGGCGCTGTCGGCCGCGGAGTCGCCGTACAAGGACTCGCCGATCCTCGACTACATCCAGCACGTGCAGGTGGAGACGGTCAAGCGGGCCCTGCCGGGCAACACGCTGCCGGTGCTGTCGATCGCGGCGCCGTTCAGCCGCACCGCCGTCTTCCCCGCCGGCGACATCCGGGTCAGGGACGTGGCCGGCCTGTACGTCTACGACAACACGCTGCTCGCGGTCAAGCTGACCGGCGCGCAGATCAAGGACTACCTGGAGTACTCCGCCAAGTACTTCAACCAGCTCGCTCCCGGCGACCCGGTGGACGTGACCAAGCTGACGAACGCCGGCAACACCCCCGACTACAACTACGACCAGCTCTCCGGGGTGTCGTACGACATCGACATCTCCAAGCCGGTGGGCCAGCGGATCGCCAACCTGTCCTACGACGGCGCCCCGGTCCCGGCCGGCAAGGAGTTCGTGGTCGCGATCAACAACTACCGTCAGTCGGGCGGCGGCGGCTTCCCGCACGTCACCGGCGCGCCGGTGCTCTACAACGCCCAGGTGGAGATCCGGCAGGCGCTGATCGAGTACGCCACCGCGAAGGGCACCATCGACCCGAGCGGGTTCGCCGTCCAGAACTGGAAGCTGACCAGGGACGGCGTTCCCGTCTTCTGA
- a CDS encoding alpha/beta fold hydrolase — protein sequence MPTVTHSSGAVHYQRAGSGPGLVMVHGTGGDAVSNYAHLVPEFTDLRTVITPDYAGSGQTADPGGDLTLDLLAGQVAATFEGPSDLVGFSLGAAVAVAVAAEHPELVRRLVLIAGWTHAEDSRLSLGLRTWARLAETDPESFAAFGPLVAFGPEYVSAVGAQALTAGEPPHGVRRQIELDLRLDIRDLLPKITAPTLVIGNTRDYLVPVEHARALHAALPGSEYAELDSGHVVLHERPAEVATLVREFITRLSAD from the coding sequence ATGCCCACAGTCACCCACAGCTCGGGCGCCGTCCACTACCAGCGGGCGGGCAGCGGGCCCGGCCTCGTCATGGTGCACGGCACCGGCGGCGACGCCGTCAGCAACTACGCCCACCTCGTGCCGGAGTTCACCGACCTGCGCACCGTCATCACCCCTGACTACGCGGGCAGCGGCCAGACCGCCGACCCGGGCGGCGACCTCACGCTCGACCTGCTCGCCGGCCAGGTCGCGGCCACGTTCGAGGGCCCGTCCGACCTCGTCGGATTCTCGCTGGGCGCGGCCGTGGCGGTGGCGGTCGCCGCCGAGCACCCGGAGCTGGTCAGGCGGCTGGTGCTGATCGCCGGCTGGACGCACGCGGAGGACTCCCGGCTGAGCCTGGGCCTGCGCACGTGGGCCAGGCTGGCGGAGACGGACCCGGAGAGCTTCGCCGCGTTCGGGCCGCTGGTGGCGTTCGGGCCGGAGTACGTGAGCGCGGTCGGCGCGCAGGCCCTCACCGCCGGAGAGCCGCCGCACGGCGTCCGCCGCCAGATCGAGCTGGACCTGCGCCTCGACATCAGGGACCTGCTGCCGAAGATCACCGCGCCCACGCTGGTCATCGGCAACACCCGGGACTACCTGGTCCCGGTCGAGCACGCCCGCGCGCTGCACGCCGCCCTGCCCGGCAGCGAGTACGCCGAGCTGGACAGCGGCCACGTCGTCCTGCACGAGCGACCGGCCGAAGTGGCGACCCTTGTCCGGGAGTTCATCACCCGCCTGTCCGCCGATTGA
- a CDS encoding SDR family NAD(P)-dependent oxidoreductase, which yields MKTALVTGASRGIGRAIALRLARDGFRVAVNYARDEVAAKEVVRLIEEGGGSAFVVKADLGEGGQALAERMKDETDVLDVLVNNAGIGMSRPIGEETPEAYDRLFDVNVKGLFFLTQQLLPLIPDGGRIVNITSGVARIAFPEGIAYAMTKGAVQVFTLALAKELGPRGITVNNVAPGIIDTDTNAAWLRGDPRAQAYAASRHALNRIGHVDEIANAVAFVASPEASFITGSTIDATGGGNL from the coding sequence ATGAAGACCGCGCTCGTGACGGGAGCAAGCAGGGGCATCGGCCGGGCCATCGCGCTGCGCCTGGCCAGGGACGGCTTTCGCGTGGCCGTCAACTACGCCAGGGATGAGGTGGCGGCGAAGGAGGTGGTCCGTCTGATCGAGGAGGGTGGCGGCAGCGCGTTCGTCGTGAAAGCCGATCTCGGAGAGGGTGGCCAGGCGTTGGCGGAGCGGATGAAGGATGAGACGGACGTTCTCGACGTGCTGGTCAACAACGCCGGCATCGGGATGTCCCGGCCCATCGGCGAGGAGACCCCCGAGGCGTACGACCGGTTGTTCGACGTCAACGTCAAGGGGCTGTTCTTCCTCACCCAGCAGCTGCTGCCGCTGATCCCCGACGGCGGGCGGATCGTCAACATCACCTCGGGCGTGGCCCGCATCGCCTTCCCGGAGGGGATCGCGTACGCGATGACGAAGGGCGCGGTGCAGGTGTTCACGCTGGCCCTGGCCAAGGAGCTGGGGCCGCGCGGCATCACGGTCAACAACGTCGCCCCCGGCATCATCGACACCGACACCAACGCGGCCTGGCTGCGCGGCGACCCGCGGGCGCAGGCGTACGCGGCGAGCAGGCACGCCCTCAACCGGATCGGCCACGTGGACGAGATCGCGAACGCCGTGGCCTTCGTCGCCTCGCCGGAGGCGAGCTTCATCACCGGCAGCACCATCGACGCCACCGGCGGCGGAAACCTCTAG